In the Magnetospira sp. QH-2 genome, one interval contains:
- a CDS encoding nucleotidyltransferase family protein: MTDKHWKNTLVLETATLGDAIRMLETSALQICLIVDKDDRLTGTVTDGDIRRGILRGFGLDRPIMDVACRDPLTWRPDGDPVELLQVMSERSVRQVPLVDGHGLVVGLTMREDLLSPHPLPNWVVLMAGGLGMRLRPMTEFTPKPLLKVGTKPLLESIIEAFAQQRFENFFLSVNYLADKIRDHCGDGSRWDVSIRYLEEQEKLGTAGALGLLPETPTHPVIVMNGDVLTKVNFRSLLEYHQEQKAMVTVCVREYDVQVPFGVVKLDDQRIASIVEKPVHSFFVNGGIYVLEPDLIARVEPGQPLDMPTLIDDAIGRGETVAAFPVREYWLDVGRVDDFLRAETEYRNEFP; encoded by the coding sequence ATGACCGACAAGCACTGGAAAAACACTCTGGTACTGGAGACCGCCACCCTGGGTGACGCGATCCGGATGCTGGAGACCAGTGCCCTTCAGATCTGCCTGATTGTTGACAAGGATGATCGGCTGACGGGGACCGTCACCGACGGGGATATCCGCCGGGGGATTTTGCGTGGCTTCGGATTGGACAGACCGATCATGGATGTGGCCTGTCGCGACCCGCTGACATGGCGTCCCGACGGTGACCCGGTGGAACTGTTGCAAGTCATGTCCGAGCGCAGTGTCCGCCAAGTCCCCCTGGTGGATGGTCATGGGCTGGTGGTCGGCCTGACCATGCGCGAAGACCTGTTGTCCCCCCATCCATTGCCCAATTGGGTGGTGCTCATGGCGGGTGGCCTGGGCATGCGGCTTCGCCCGATGACCGAGTTCACCCCCAAACCCTTGCTCAAGGTCGGCACGAAACCGCTCTTGGAATCGATCATCGAAGCCTTTGCCCAACAAAGATTCGAGAACTTCTTTTTATCGGTGAACTATCTGGCCGATAAGATCCGCGACCATTGTGGCGACGGCAGTCGATGGGATGTGTCCATCCGATACCTGGAGGAACAGGAAAAACTCGGGACCGCTGGCGCTCTCGGCCTGTTGCCCGAAACTCCGACTCACCCGGTCATCGTCATGAACGGCGACGTGCTGACCAAGGTGAATTTCCGCAGTTTGTTGGAATACCACCAAGAACAAAAGGCCATGGTGACGGTTTGCGTGCGGGAATATGATGTCCAAGTGCCCTTTGGCGTGGTCAAGCTGGATGATCAGCGGATTGCCAGCATCGTCGAGAAACCGGTGCATTCGTTTTTCGTCAACGGCGGCATCTATGTGTTGGAGCCGGACCTGATTGCCCGGGTCGAACCGGGCCAACCTTTGGACATGCCGACCTTGATCGATGACGCCATCGGCCGGGGTGAGACGGTAGCCGCCTTTCCGGTACGGGAATATTGGCTGGACGTGGGCCGGGTGGATGACTTCTTGCGTGCGGAAACCGAGTACCGCAACGAATTCCCTTAG
- a CDS encoding cytochrome c-type biogenesis protein, with protein sequence MIRIFILCLLAVSFATPALAVNPDEMLKDPAAEARAKEIGSELRCLVCQNESIEASNAELAGDLRVLVRERVSAGDSNDQVIDYVVSRYGDYVLLNPPMKFETLLLWGGPFLFLALGILGVWSFYRRKDDVPVTTGQPTTRNSGLSEAEQQRLQALLEDNDK encoded by the coding sequence ATGATCCGTATTTTTATTCTATGCCTTCTGGCTGTGAGCTTTGCCACGCCCGCGTTGGCGGTCAATCCCGATGAGATGCTCAAGGACCCCGCCGCCGAAGCACGGGCCAAGGAGATCGGCTCCGAATTACGCTGCCTGGTCTGCCAGAACGAATCCATCGAGGCCTCCAATGCCGAACTGGCCGGGGACCTGCGGGTCTTGGTGCGCGAGCGGGTCTCCGCCGGGGACAGCAACGATCAAGTTATCGACTATGTGGTCTCTCGCTATGGCGACTATGTATTGCTTAACCCGCCCATGAAGTTCGAAACCCTGCTGCTCTGGGGCGGACCGTTCCTGTTCCTGGCGCTGGGTATTCTGGGCGTCTGGTCGTTCTATCGGCGCAAGGATGACGTGCCGGTGACCACCGGACAGCCGACCACGAGAAACAGTGGCCTGAGCGAGGCGGAACAACAACGCCTACAGGCGCTTTTGGAGGATAACGACAAGTGA
- a CDS encoding acetyltransferase produces the protein MNKYVVVVGAGGHAKVVVDTLRLLGDRVVALLDSNQDLRGSFLMGHRIIGGDEMLDDITSAGVLTSVGVSSIAIRRKLFEMTRAKGFRNLSLIHPTAILSRTAELSEGCQVMARAVVQTGSRVGLNAIVNTGAVVDHDTVVCDHAHIGPGAVLAHRVSIGAGTLIGAGATVLPDVRVGDDCRVGAGATVVADVANGTTVVGNPAVAVEGQ, from the coding sequence ATGAATAAGTATGTTGTGGTGGTCGGTGCCGGTGGCCATGCGAAGGTGGTCGTGGATACCCTGCGGCTTTTGGGCGACCGGGTGGTGGCATTGTTGGACAGCAATCAGGACCTGCGCGGCTCGTTCCTAATGGGGCACCGCATTATTGGCGGTGATGAGATGCTCGACGATATCACCAGCGCCGGTGTCTTGACCTCGGTCGGCGTCAGTTCCATCGCCATCCGCCGCAAGCTTTTCGAAATGACCCGCGCCAAGGGTTTTCGAAATCTTTCCCTGATCCACCCCACGGCCATCCTGTCGCGTACGGCGGAGCTTTCCGAAGGCTGCCAGGTCATGGCTCGGGCCGTGGTGCAGACCGGATCGCGGGTCGGCCTGAATGCCATCGTCAATACCGGTGCCGTGGTTGATCACGACACGGTGGTCTGCGACCATGCTCACATCGGACCGGGCGCGGTGCTGGCCCATCGGGTGTCCATCGGGGCGGGCACGTTGATCGGCGCTGGGGCCACGGTCCTGCCGGACGTTCGCGTGGGCGATGATTGCCGGGTCGGGGCCGGCGCGACGGTGGTTGCCGACGTGGCCAATGGAACCACCGTGGTCGGCAATCCGGCGGTGGCCGTGGAAGGACAGTAA
- a CDS encoding heme lyase CcmF/NrfE family subunit yields the protein MFTEIGHFALILALCVAVVQGTLPLIGAQRNNATWMALASPAALAQLLLIAISFAALTHAFVTSDFSVLNVAKNSHSDKPMLYKVSGVWGNHEGSMLLWVFILAIYGGAVAAFGRNLPPGLKARALAIQAMVSVGFLAFILFTSNPFERLVPPPFDGQGLNPLLQDPGLAFHPPFLYLGYVGFSMAFSFAIAALIEGRVDAAWARWVRPWTLVAWITLTIGIGLGSWWAYYELGWGGWWFWDPVENASFMPWLAGTALLHSSMVVEKRDGLKAWTIFLAIITFGLSLLGTFLVRSGVLSSVHAFASDPERGVFILGLLLITVAGSLTLFAWRGPSMKAGGLFQPISREGSLLLNNLLMSVAAGAVLLGTLFPLMAQVFDYKVSVGAPFFNAVFIPLMVPMVVAMGIGPLLSWKRGDLMPAMRRLWVALAVTIIVAGITGVMVGDDTVMSMLGLGMATWLAVGTLVEFSNRTGLRVKKMIHMPRSAWGMTVTHFGLAITIAGMTGAGLWKVESIQAMQPGDKALVGGYEFTLEGARTVPGPNYTATQGTFTVRKDGETVVVLYPEKRVYPVQGRPTSEADIHTMFMGDLYAVIGDPQGAGYVTRLYWNPLVPWMWVGGLVMVLGGILSLTDRRFRIGAPTRSRVRAAAAAE from the coding sequence ATGTTCACCGAAATCGGCCATTTCGCTCTGATCCTCGCCCTCTGTGTCGCAGTGGTGCAAGGCACCCTGCCACTGATCGGCGCGCAACGGAACAATGCCACCTGGATGGCCCTGGCCAGTCCGGCGGCGCTGGCGCAACTGTTGTTGATCGCCATTTCTTTCGCTGCTTTGACCCATGCCTTTGTCACCTCGGATTTTTCGGTCCTCAACGTGGCCAAGAACTCCCACTCGGACAAGCCGATGCTCTACAAGGTCAGTGGCGTTTGGGGCAATCATGAAGGCTCCATGCTGTTGTGGGTCTTCATCCTGGCTATTTATGGCGGCGCGGTGGCTGCCTTTGGCCGCAACCTGCCGCCGGGTCTGAAGGCCCGGGCTCTGGCGATTCAGGCCATGGTCTCGGTTGGTTTTCTGGCCTTTATCCTGTTCACCTCCAATCCCTTCGAGCGCTTGGTCCCGCCGCCGTTTGACGGCCAGGGTCTCAATCCGCTGTTGCAGGACCCGGGGTTGGCCTTCCATCCGCCCTTCCTCTATTTGGGCTACGTGGGCTTCTCCATGGCCTTCTCGTTTGCCATCGCGGCCTTGATCGAAGGCCGGGTGGATGCGGCCTGGGCCCGTTGGGTGCGGCCCTGGACCCTGGTGGCCTGGATCACCCTGACCATCGGCATCGGCCTGGGTTCCTGGTGGGCCTACTATGAGCTCGGCTGGGGGGGCTGGTGGTTTTGGGATCCGGTGGAAAATGCGTCCTTCATGCCTTGGCTGGCCGGAACCGCCCTGCTGCATTCCTCCATGGTGGTGGAAAAGCGCGACGGGCTGAAGGCCTGGACCATCTTCCTGGCCATCATCACCTTTGGGCTCAGCTTGCTGGGCACCTTCCTGGTGCGCTCGGGCGTGCTGTCGTCGGTGCATGCTTTTGCCAGCGACCCGGAACGCGGCGTGTTCATTCTCGGCTTGTTGCTGATTACCGTCGCGGGGTCCTTGACCCTGTTCGCCTGGCGGGGCCCCTCCATGAAGGCGGGCGGCCTGTTTCAGCCCATCTCCCGCGAAGGCAGCCTGTTGCTCAACAACCTGTTGATGAGCGTCGCCGCCGGGGCGGTGCTGCTCGGCACCCTGTTCCCGCTGATGGCCCAAGTGTTCGACTACAAGGTTTCTGTCGGCGCGCCATTCTTCAATGCGGTGTTTATTCCCCTGATGGTGCCCATGGTGGTGGCCATGGGTATCGGGCCGTTACTGTCGTGGAAACGCGGCGACCTGATGCCTGCCATGAGACGCCTGTGGGTGGCCCTTGCGGTCACGATCATCGTCGCCGGGATCACCGGTGTGATGGTGGGCGATGACACCGTCATGTCCATGCTCGGTCTGGGTATGGCCACTTGGCTGGCGGTGGGCACACTCGTCGAATTCAGCAACCGTACCGGTCTGCGGGTGAAGAAGATGATCCATATGCCGCGTTCGGCTTGGGGCATGACCGTGACCCACTTCGGGCTGGCCATCACCATTGCCGGAATGACCGGCGCCGGGCTGTGGAAAGTGGAAAGTATCCAGGCCATGCAGCCGGGCGACAAAGCCTTGGTTGGCGGCTACGAGTTCACCTTGGAGGGCGCTCGCACCGTGCCGGGTCCCAACTACACGGCGACACAGGGAACCTTCACCGTGCGCAAAGACGGCGAGACCGTTGTCGTTCTTTATCCGGAAAAGCGCGTCTATCCGGTGCAAGGGCGCCCGACCAGCGAGGCCGACATTCATACCATGTTCATGGGCGATCTTTACGCCGTCATCGGCGACCCGCAAGGCGCGGGCTATGTGACCCGCCTGTATTGGAACCCGTTGGTGCCTTGGATGTGGGTAGGCGGCTTGGTGATGGTGCTGGGGGGCATCCTCAGCCTGACCGATCGTCGATTCCGCATTGGCGCCCCGACCCGTAGCCGCGTTCGCGCGGCCGCGGCGGCGGAATAA
- the ccmI gene encoding c-type cytochrome biogenesis protein CcmI: protein MTGVWIAAAVMTAASLGMLLWPLIRKRAETNAQRADYDLNVFKDQLAEVDRDEDRGLLSADQATAVRTEIQRRILDVADRAKTDIDSGAQKTGGVGPVAIVIGGFMPLVAVLLYFDMGSPTLRGFPAAERQGQTQSAAADQARMGHREQGQAGDMATMLARLAERLKANPEDPGGWTLLGRSYLSEDRYQEAANAYREAHNRLEGPAKDEVGIDLAEALTMVNDGQISMQASMLFKKGLAARPYHPKPRFYLANMRAQMGDVKGALQDFVDMKALGPPDAGWIPIVEKMIAETAADVDVDPSVVTPTPEILQLAKARESEQQAAAPTPTPTPAPAPTASAPRGPTREQMQQAADMTPEERMDMIRSMIAGLAQRLEENPDDLGGWTRLARAYRVLGETAKAEEAEAKIKALQGN, encoded by the coding sequence GTGACTGGGGTGTGGATTGCAGCGGCGGTCATGACCGCCGCCTCCTTGGGGATGCTGCTATGGCCGCTGATCCGTAAAAGGGCCGAGACCAACGCACAGCGGGCCGACTATGACTTGAACGTGTTCAAGGATCAGCTGGCCGAAGTGGACCGGGACGAGGATCGCGGTCTGTTGAGCGCTGACCAGGCCACCGCCGTGCGCACCGAAATTCAGCGCCGCATACTTGACGTGGCTGATCGCGCCAAGACGGATATTGACTCAGGCGCGCAGAAAACGGGCGGTGTCGGCCCCGTGGCCATTGTTATCGGCGGGTTTATGCCGCTCGTGGCGGTGTTGCTTTATTTCGATATGGGATCGCCCACACTGCGCGGCTTCCCAGCCGCCGAACGGCAAGGCCAAACCCAATCCGCCGCTGCCGATCAGGCCCGCATGGGCCACCGGGAGCAAGGCCAGGCCGGTGACATGGCGACCATGCTGGCCCGGCTGGCCGAACGGCTGAAAGCCAATCCGGAAGATCCGGGCGGCTGGACGCTTCTGGGCCGCTCCTACCTGTCCGAGGACAGGTACCAAGAGGCCGCCAACGCCTATCGCGAGGCCCACAACCGCCTCGAAGGTCCGGCCAAGGATGAAGTGGGCATCGATCTGGCCGAAGCCCTGACCATGGTCAATGACGGTCAGATTTCCATGCAGGCCTCCATGCTGTTCAAGAAAGGCCTGGCCGCCAGGCCCTATCATCCCAAGCCGCGATTCTACCTGGCCAACATGCGGGCGCAGATGGGCGACGTGAAGGGCGCTTTGCAGGACTTCGTCGATATGAAAGCCTTGGGCCCGCCCGATGCCGGATGGATACCCATCGTCGAGAAAATGATTGCCGAGACCGCCGCTGATGTGGATGTCGACCCCAGCGTTGTCACGCCGACACCGGAAATTCTCCAGCTCGCCAAGGCCCGCGAGTCCGAGCAACAGGCCGCCGCTCCGACGCCGACGCCGACCCCGGCTCCGGCACCCACGGCCTCAGCGCCGCGCGGTCCCACCCGCGAGCAGATGCAACAGGCCGCCGACATGACGCCGGAAGAACGCATGGACATGATTCGGTCCATGATCGCCGGTCTGGCCCAGCGACTAGAGGAAAACCCCGATGATCTGGGCGGCTGGACCCGGTTGGCACGGGCCTATCGGGTGCTCGGCGAAACGGCCAAGGCGGAAGAGGCGGAAGCAAAAATCAAGGCCTTGCAGGGGAACTGA
- a CDS encoding transposase encodes MDRRCGSFKGRRHIRGGRAHVRQAVYMATLVAMRHNPHMKQKYDALITAGKPPKVALTAIIRKLGILANALLRDNRKWAEISP; translated from the coding sequence CTGGATCGCCGATGCGGCTCCTTCAAGGGCAGGCGACATATCCGCGGTGGCCGCGCTCATGTCAGACAGGCCGTCTACATGGCGACCCTCGTCGCCATGCGACACAATCCCCATATGAAGCAGAAGTACGACGCCTTGATCACCGCAGGAAAACCGCCCAAGGTCGCGCTCACCGCCATCATCCGAAAGCTCGGGATCCTTGCCAACGCCCTCTTGCGCGACAATCGTAAATGGGCCGAAATCAGTCCTTGA
- a CDS encoding DsbE family thiol:disulfide interchange protein has product MKGWIYAVPLVVVLGMTLLFWSQLGKDPNRIESVLINKEVPPFDLPPLEGRERGFSSKDLLGQVSLVNIFGSWCVACQAEHRYLVRIQQTADVPIYGIDWREKDRTAGPRWLAKWGDPYTLVGDDPDSKASIAFGVTGAPESFIVDKKGVIRYKQIGPIDGQVWRKTLKPMIDELKKQ; this is encoded by the coding sequence ATGAAAGGTTGGATCTACGCGGTACCGCTGGTGGTGGTCCTGGGCATGACCTTGCTGTTCTGGTCACAGCTCGGCAAGGACCCCAACCGCATTGAATCGGTGCTGATCAACAAAGAAGTGCCGCCCTTCGATCTGCCACCGCTTGAGGGCAGGGAGCGGGGCTTCTCGTCCAAGGACCTGCTGGGTCAGGTGTCATTGGTCAATATTTTCGGCTCCTGGTGTGTTGCCTGTCAGGCCGAGCACCGCTATCTGGTGCGCATTCAGCAAACCGCCGACGTGCCCATCTATGGCATCGACTGGCGGGAAAAAGACCGCACCGCCGGGCCCCGCTGGCTGGCCAAATGGGGTGATCCCTACACCCTGGTCGGCGATGACCCGGATTCCAAGGCCTCCATCGCCTTTGGCGTCACCGGTGCGCCGGAAAGCTTCATCGTCGATAAGAAGGGTGTCATCCGCTACAAGCAGATCGGCCCCATCGACGGCCAAGTCTGGCGTAAAACCCTCAAGCCGATGATCGACGAGTTGAAAAAGCAATGA
- a CDS encoding DegT/DnrJ/EryC1/StrS family aminotransferase produces the protein MIPLAIPNLTGNEAQYLQDCIESGFVSSVGPFVTRLEKLAAVAAGAPHATATSSGTAGLHVALVAVGVKPGDLVILPSYTFIASANAIHQCGATPWLMDNAADRLTMDPDLVASELATHCTRKGEELIHKPSGRRVSALMPVHAIGQPADMDPLVDLARDHGLKVVADAAAALGSLYKDRFVGEFGADLSVLSFNGNKTFTSGGGGMILGDDADLIARVKHLSTTARNGPGYDHDMPGFNYRMTNIQAAVGCAQLERLGEFVAAKRHIQAAYNAALTETGLSLLPTPEGIESACWMAALLLDPHRHPDGDTVRAQLAERGVESRPFWRPMHHQAPYADAPRSPMTVCDALWPRVLSLPCSTDLSEDSQQAVITALKEILA, from the coding sequence GTGATTCCGCTCGCCATACCCAATCTGACCGGCAATGAGGCGCAGTACCTCCAAGACTGCATCGAAAGCGGCTTCGTCTCGTCGGTGGGACCCTTTGTCACCCGGTTGGAAAAGCTCGCCGCCGTTGCCGCCGGAGCCCCCCACGCCACAGCCACTTCTTCGGGGACCGCCGGCCTGCATGTGGCCTTGGTGGCCGTCGGGGTGAAGCCCGGGGACTTGGTGATCCTGCCCAGCTATACCTTCATCGCCAGCGCCAATGCCATCCACCAATGCGGGGCCACGCCCTGGCTGATGGACAATGCCGCTGATCGGCTGACAATGGACCCCGACCTGGTGGCGAGCGAGCTGGCCACGCACTGCACGAGGAAGGGTGAAGAGCTGATCCACAAACCCTCCGGGCGCCGGGTGTCGGCCTTGATGCCGGTGCATGCCATCGGCCAACCGGCGGACATGGATCCGCTGGTGGATCTGGCCCGGGACCATGGCCTGAAGGTGGTCGCCGACGCCGCCGCGGCTTTGGGCTCATTGTACAAGGACCGCTTCGTCGGCGAATTCGGCGCTGATCTGAGTGTGCTGTCATTCAATGGCAACAAGACCTTTACCTCGGGCGGCGGCGGCATGATTCTGGGTGACGATGCGGACCTGATCGCCCGGGTGAAGCATCTCTCGACCACGGCCCGCAACGGCCCCGGCTATGACCATGACATGCCTGGTTTCAATTACCGCATGACCAATATTCAAGCGGCGGTGGGCTGTGCCCAGTTGGAGCGGCTGGGGGAATTCGTCGCCGCCAAACGTCACATTCAAGCCGCCTACAATGCCGCCTTGACGGAGACCGGGCTGAGCTTGTTGCCGACCCCCGAGGGCATCGAGAGCGCCTGTTGGATGGCCGCTTTGTTGCTCGACCCGCACCGCCATCCCGATGGTGACACGGTGCGCGCCCAATTGGCCGAACGGGGGGTGGAAAGCCGCCCCTTCTGGCGTCCCATGCATCATCAGGCCCCCTATGCCGACGCACCGCGCAGCCCCATGACGGTCTGCGATGCTCTATGGCCCCGGGTTTTGAGCCTGCCCTGTTCGACGGATCTTTCAGAGGACTCACAACAAGCGGTCATAACCGCACTCAAGGAGATATTGGCATGA